GCCCGGCCCGCGGAGCCACTGAATCCTTCCCTGAAGGCTTCCGGTAGCTGATCATCCGTCAATCGCGCGCGGGCACCCCTCGCGCGCACACCGAGGACACGACACACATGGCCAACGACTCGATGGAGAAGATCAACGGACTTCGGGAGCGCCTGCTCGCGCTCCGGGGGCATCTTTGACCTCGACCGCAAGCGGTCCCGCATCGCGCTGATCGAGCGAGAGTCCACGCTCCCCAACTTCTGGGACGACAACACCAAGGCGCAGGCGATGCTCAAGGAGAAGACCACGCTCGAGTCGAGCGTGAGCGCCTACGAGAAGACGATGCGCGGCCTGGATGACGCCCAGGTGCTCTTCGAGCTGTCCGCCGAGCTCAACGACGAAGCCAGCGCCAAGGAGGCCGAGGACTCGCTCGGCTCGCTCGAGTCGGAGGTCGCCAGGCTGGAGCTGGCGCGGATGCTCTCCGGCGAGCAGGACCGCTCCAACTGCTTCATGGACATCAACGCCGGTGCCGGTGGCACCGACTCCATGGACTGGGCCGCCATGCTCATGCGCATGTACACGCGCTACTGCGAGCAGAAGGGCTGGAAGGTCGAGATCAACGACGCGGTGGAGGGCGAAGAGGCGGGCTTCAAGAACGTCTCGCTGCGCATCGAAGGCGAGTTCGCCTACGGCTACCTCAAGGCCGAGGTGGGGGTGCACCGGCTGGTGCGCATCAGCCCCTTCGACGCCAACGCGCGCCGGCAGACGGCCTTCGCCTCGGTGGACGTCTATCCGGAGGTCGATGACACCATCAAGATCGACATCCCGGAGAAGGACTACGAGCTGAAGTTCATCCGCGGCGGTGGCGCGGGCGGTCAGAAGGTCAACAAGACCTCGTCCACGGCGCAGCTGCGCCACCTGCCCACCAACATCCTCATCACCTGCCAGACGGAGCGCTCGCAGTCGGCCAACAAGGACATGGCCTTCAAGATCCTCCGTGCCCGCCTCTACGAGCTGGAGCTCAAGAAGCGCGAGGCCGAGCAGGCCGCCGCCGAGGCCCAGAAGAAGGACATCTCCTTCGGCTCGCAGATCCGCTCCTACGTGCTCGCGCCCTACCGCATGGTGAAGGACCTGCGCACCGGCGTGGAGACGGGCAACGTGGACGCCGTCCTGGACGGCAGCCTCGAGGAGTTCGTCACCGCCCAGCTCATGGGCGTGAAGAACCCCAACCGCAACGTCCCCGAGTAGCCGTCCGGAAAACCCGCGGAACCTTTCCCCGGCCTCGTTGTCCGAGGCCGTGGAACAGGGAGAAACGGGACGGGGTAGGATGGATGCGCGCGGTGTAGGCCACGTGGGGAGGTCACCGGTGTCTTCGAGCGGGGTGCTCGGGATGGAGACAGAGGGAACGCCGGTGTCCGCCGAGGCCGAGGCCGCCGCGCGCGAGGAGCGTCTGTTGCTGGCGCGCCTGCGGCGGGGTGACGCGGGGGCCTTCGAGTCGCTGGTGAACACGCACCAGGACCGGCTCTACGACTTCTGTGTGCGGATGTTGGGGGACCGGGAGGAGGCGAACGATCTGGTGCAGGACGTCTTCGTGAGCGCCCACCAGAACCTGTCGCGCTTCCGGGAGGACTCGAAGCTGTCCACGTGGTTGTTCCGGATTGGAAAGAACCACTGCATCAACCGGCTGAAGTACCTGAAGCGGCGGGGGAGGGGACGCTCGGAGGAGTACGGCGAGCAGAGCGAGGGGGCACTGGCGGAGCTGTTGGGCTCGCCGCCGGGGCCGGACGCGGCGCTGGAGTCGGCCAGGGAACAGGCGCGGGTGCAGTGGGCCATCTCGCAGCTGGAGCCGGACGCCCGGATGCTGGTGGCCCTGAGGGACATCGAGGGGTTGTCTTACGAGGAGATCGTCGACATCACGGAGCTGGCGTTGGGTACCGTGAAGAGTCGGCTCCACCGGGCACGGGAGAAGCTGGCGGATCTCCTGGGGCGGCTTGAGGAATGAACGGTTTTCAGCGGAGACTCCGGGATATGCCAGCGCAGCTCAGCCACCGCGAGACCAAGGCCTTGTTCATCGCCCTCGCCGACGAGGAGCTCCCCGCCGAGAAGGCCCAGGCGGTGCGCTCGCACCTGGACGGGTGCGGCGAGTGCGCGCAGGGGTGGCAGCGCTATTCGGCCACCGTGCTGCGGGTGCGCAACGTGGAGAAGCAGAAGGCTCCACCGGCGCTGGCCTCCCTGGTGATGACGCGGGTGAAGCGCCAGCGGCGCTTCGGCCTCAAGCGGCTGCACCAGATGCACGCGCACTACCGCCTGCCCGTGGAGATCCTCATTCCGCTGCTCATCGCGGCCGCGGTGGGGGCCTTCCTCATCATGTCCGCGCCCTGAGACGGGCGGGGCCGGGTCTTTTCGGGAACATCCCCTCTAGCCATTCGTTGCGTCCCGGGGTGGGCTTGGCTACGGTGCCGCGCCCCTACGGGATGCCCCATGGCTGACACTCCAGAGAACAAGAACGCGGAAGCGGACCTCGGGTCCAAGGAGCAGGAGATCTACGACCAGCGCCTCGAGAAGGCGCGCAAATGGCGGGACTCCGGCTTCAACCCGTACGGCAACGGCTACCGCCCCCAGCACCTGGCCGCGGAGATCATCGCCCGCCACGGCACCCAGTCCATGGAGGAGATCGAGAAGGCCGAGCCCGCCGTCTACGACGTGGCTGGCCGCATCGTGGCCGTGCGCAGCTTCGGCAAGGCCGCCTTCGTCAAGCTGCGCGACCGCTCGGGGGAGATCCAGGTCCACCTCAAGAAGGACGCCCTCGGGGACGCCTACGAGCTCTTCAAGCTCACGGACATGGGTGACTTCATCGCCGCCCAGGGCGCCGTGTTCCGCTCGAAGACGGGCGAGCTGACCCTGTCCGCCACGAAGTTCGTGCCGCTCACCAAGTCCCTGCGGCCCCTGCCCGAGAAGTGGCACGGCCTGACGGACGTCGAGGTCCGCTACCGCCAGCGCTACCTCGACATGGTCTCCAACCCGGACGTGAAGCAGGTGTTCCTCAAGCGCAACAAGCTGGTGCGCTTCATCCGGGACTTCCTCGACACGCGCGACTTCGTCGAGGTGGAGACGCCGATGATGCACCCGCTGGTGTCCGGCGCGGCGGCCCGGCCCTTCCGCACCCACCACAACGCCCTGGACATCGATCTGTACATGCGGATCGCCCCGGAGCTGTACCTCAAGCGCCTGGTGGTGGGCGGCATCGAGCGCGTCTACGAGATCAACCGCAACTTCCGCAACGAGGGCATCAGCACCCGGCACAACCCCGAGTTCACGATGCTCGAGTTCTACCAGGCCTACGCCACGTTCGAGGACCTGATGGACCTCACCGAGGAGATGCTCTCGGGCGCGGCGAAGGCGGTGACGGGCGACACGAAGGTGACCTACCAGGGGCACGTGCTGGACTTCGGCAAGGGGTGGAAGCGCATCCCCATGACCGAGGCCATCCGCGAAGTCGTCCCGTCCCTGAGCGACAAGGACATGGCGGACCCGGAGCGGCTGCGGAGCGAGCTGCTCAAGACGTCGCATGGCGACGCCGAGCGCCGCGCCGTGGAGACCATGCACCACGGCGAGCTGGTGGGCGCGCTCTTCGAGCACCACGTGGAGCAGAAGCTGGTGCACCCCACCTTCATCACCCACTACCCGACCGCCGTGAGCCCCCTGGCGCGCCGCAACGACCAGAACCCGGACATCACCGACCGCTTCGAGCTCTTCGTCGCGGGCCGGGAGATCGGCAACGCCTTCTCCGAGCTGAATGATCCGCTCGATCAGAAGGATCGCTTCCTCGCCCAGCTGGACGCCAAGCAGCGCGGCCAGCAGGAGACGATGGACTACGACGAGGACTACATCCGCGCCCTCGAGCACGGCATGCCGCCCACGGCCGGCGAGGGCATCGGGATTGATCGCGTCGCGATGCTGTTCACGGACGCACCGTCGATCCGCGACGTCATCCTCTTCCCCCTCCTCAAGCCGCTTGCGAAGTAGGCAGGGAACCTCGTGAACGCCGAACGGCAGACCGTCTACCGCTGGAGTCTCATCTGGAGCGGCGCCCTCGTGGCGCTCGTGGGGGCCGTGCTGCTCGGCCTGGCCATCACCCGCGCCGACGCCTGGGCGCGCGTGGCCGGCACGCTCGGCTTGTCCACCCTCAGCTGGGGCGGGCTGCTGCAGGCACTCAACGCGTTCGGCCTGATTCCGGTGCAGTCCGCCATGCCGTCCCCGGTGGAGCTCGCCGAGACGAGGTACGTCCTCACCGGCGCGGCGGCCTGGCTGGTGGGCTGGGTGGTCATCGCCTCGGGCATCCGGCGCGCCCCGGCTTCCTCCGAGGGTCCGAGCCCGGCCGCTGGCGCGACGCTGTACCCGCGGCTGGCCCAGTACCGGGACTTCTACTGGAGCACCCTGGGCGCCTACGGCGGCGGCATCCTGCTGTCGGAGGTGGTGCTCATCCTCCTGCAGACGTTCCTGTCCAGCGGGGGTGGCTCCGCGGCGGCCGGGGAGTCGTCGGGGCTGGCGCCGACGGTCGCCTTCGCCGTGTCGTTGGTCATCGCCTCGCTGGTCGCCTTCGCGTGCGGTTTCGTGGGGGCCGCGCGGGCGCGGCGGGTGGCCATGCCCGAGGCCACCATCGGTGTCATCTACCTGGGCCTGCCCGTACCCATCCTGCTGACGCTGATGGAGCAGCTGCCGGATCTCCAGCTGTCGCTGGGCTACCGGCTGCGCGAGGTGACGTACCTGGC
The sequence above is drawn from the Archangium gephyra genome and encodes:
- the prfB gene encoding peptide chain release factor 2 (programmed frameshift), with amino-acid sequence MANDSMEKINGLRERLLALRGHLDLDRKRSRIALIERESTLPNFWDDNTKAQAMLKEKTTLESSVSAYEKTMRGLDDAQVLFELSAELNDEASAKEAEDSLGSLESEVARLELARMLSGEQDRSNCFMDINAGAGGTDSMDWAAMLMRMYTRYCEQKGWKVEINDAVEGEEAGFKNVSLRIEGEFAYGYLKAEVGVHRLVRISPFDANARRQTAFASVDVYPEVDDTIKIDIPEKDYELKFIRGGGAGGQKVNKTSSTAQLRHLPTNILITCQTERSQSANKDMAFKILRARLYELELKKREAEQAAAEAQKKDISFGSQIRSYVLAPYRMVKDLRTGVETGNVDAVLDGSLEEFVTAQLMGVKNPNRNVPE
- a CDS encoding RNA polymerase sigma factor produces the protein MSSSGVLGMETEGTPVSAEAEAAAREERLLLARLRRGDAGAFESLVNTHQDRLYDFCVRMLGDREEANDLVQDVFVSAHQNLSRFREDSKLSTWLFRIGKNHCINRLKYLKRRGRGRSEEYGEQSEGALAELLGSPPGPDAALESAREQARVQWAISQLEPDARMLVALRDIEGLSYEEIVDITELALGTVKSRLHRAREKLADLLGRLEE
- a CDS encoding anti-sigma factor family protein encodes the protein MPAQLSHRETKALFIALADEELPAEKAQAVRSHLDGCGECAQGWQRYSATVLRVRNVEKQKAPPALASLVMTRVKRQRRFGLKRLHQMHAHYRLPVEILIPLLIAAAVGAFLIMSAP
- the lysS gene encoding lysine--tRNA ligase, whose product is MADTPENKNAEADLGSKEQEIYDQRLEKARKWRDSGFNPYGNGYRPQHLAAEIIARHGTQSMEEIEKAEPAVYDVAGRIVAVRSFGKAAFVKLRDRSGEIQVHLKKDALGDAYELFKLTDMGDFIAAQGAVFRSKTGELTLSATKFVPLTKSLRPLPEKWHGLTDVEVRYRQRYLDMVSNPDVKQVFLKRNKLVRFIRDFLDTRDFVEVETPMMHPLVSGAAARPFRTHHNALDIDLYMRIAPELYLKRLVVGGIERVYEINRNFRNEGISTRHNPEFTMLEFYQAYATFEDLMDLTEEMLSGAAKAVTGDTKVTYQGHVLDFGKGWKRIPMTEAIREVVPSLSDKDMADPERLRSELLKTSHGDAERRAVETMHHGELVGALFEHHVEQKLVHPTFITHYPTAVSPLARRNDQNPDITDRFELFVAGREIGNAFSELNDPLDQKDRFLAQLDAKQRGQQETMDYDEDYIRALEHGMPPTAGEGIGIDRVAMLFTDAPSIRDVILFPLLKPLAK